In Phalacrocorax carbo chromosome 1, bPhaCar2.1, whole genome shotgun sequence, the genomic stretch ATCGCGTGGGGGCACGTCAGTAACTTGCTCTTGCAGGCAGAGCTGAcacctccccccctccccaggtgcGCCCCGTTCCCTGGGATGGGGCTCTGATGTGGCATAGCGGGGTGCAGAATTTGGTCTGTTGGCTCTCGCAGTAGCAGAAAGGAAGCCGGGAGTTCAGCATGATTCTTAAGAAGAGACTGCAGGACCAGGAGTTAGAGAtgccttctctctttccttaGCCAAAACCGGTGGAGTGTGACTTTGTAAGCTGTGCCCACAGTCTTTCAGGAGAAATAGGCTTGTGCTCTGAAGCACTGATGGGTATCAGTGGTACTTGCTGAACTTGGCAAACTGTTGCCATCATGAGTGCCACATCTGGTTGCAGGTGTTTGTTTCCAGTTGTAGAATCCTGTAGGTTGGggtttgctttctctctctcttccccctctgcccccttttctttttttccttcacaaaatcTGTAGCAAAGAGTTTGATTAACTAGTCAAGATGGCTGGGTGTATGATGACCTAGCGTAAGCTAGCTTGCTCTAGGTTCAGAGGTACTTGATATTACTTTACATCAACAGGGTAGAATAATGGAGTGGATTTTCAGCGTgctattaattaattttaaattaatttttcctgctgctcacaAGGCACTTATTAGTTGCCGTTTGGTTTACTGTTCTAAGTGAATTTCTGGGTTTCAGTCTCCCTTCTTTTGCTAGGTGATAAAGGTAAAGACAGAGTTGGTGTTTTCTGGGCTGTATCTATTTCTCTTTACCCAGTTAGAGCCATGTCTGTCAACTGGTAGCAAGGGACAGGATCTGAGATGTCATATATTGtttggggagagaattggaataCGGTAACTGCAGGTGTCAAAGGCTTGGGAGCAGAGACTTCTGCTGAGGTGGTTGGGCAGAAGTGGAGGGGTTGATGTATCATCTGTGaacagttgcttttcttttcagggcATCTGACTGGAAACTGGACCATCCGGACTGGACAGGGCGGCTTCGTGTCACCTCCAAAGGCAAAACTGCATACATAAAACTGGAGGATAAGGTTTCCGGTAAGGGAAAGGTTGTGACTTGGCAAGATTGTGACTATGATTGTTGCTTCTAAACTTGCTCGGAGTAGTGAGTGGCAACCCTGGCCACTCTTTAGCAAGAGGTTGCTCTCTTTAACAGCTGATTCTTTGTTTGCAGGAGAACTCTTCGCTCAGGCTCCTATAGATCAATACCCTGGCATTGCAGTAGAAACTGTGACAGATTCCAGCCGCTATTTTGTCATTCGAATTCAGGATGGGACTGGTGAGTTGAGGGGTCATTGATGTGCCAAGTGCTAGGAGTGGGAGAATCTTAGCCTCATGGAGCTGGGTGTATGCCAAGTGGATTGAAATGGTGTTGGGAGTGCTAAAAAGGCTGGATAATGTGCCtggaggggtgggagggcaAGGTTAACAGAGGAGGGTTTCCTGCATTGTTTCTGAGTGCGCCACATGGGAAGAAGGACGTGTCCTGAAGTCTGGGAGCAATGGACTGCTGTGAGCTGCTGGTGTCCAGCTGCAGGTGTGTCACAGGGAGGTAGCACAGAATGGTTtaggagaagcagaaggattTTGGAGTGAATGAACAGAAGGGCCCATTTGCGGGGCACCTCTAATGACTCCTCCTGTCTCCTTGCTAGGACGAAGTGCTTTTATAGGCATTGGCTTCACGGATCGTGGTGATGCCTTTGACTTCAACGTCTCTTTGCAGGATCACTTCAAGTGAGTTATGTTTTTCTGGAATGCTGTTTTTCCTCTGGTCTGTAGAACATGGTGGGTGGTGGTGCATGTTCATTTACTGCAGGCTTCCTTGGGATGGTAATGAAGCCCTGCTCTGGCTCCATCAGGGATGTCTGAATGTGCTGCCAAATGCCATGCAAGCTGAGAGTCATGTAGGGTCAGATCTGTAAGTCTTAAGCTTAGGCCCTGTGATGCTATAGGTGCAGTGTTAGTCTCTTGGGTTTGTGGTGGTCTCAGCTTTTTGCTGTATTACACTGGGAGTAGGAGGTAGCTGGTTAGTCAAGGCAAGGTAGTTATTTggctgggtggggagaggaaCCATGCACTTTTTTTGAAGCCTTGTTCCCCGTTGCTACAAGGTCTTatgtcttcctctcttctttttaggTGGGTGAAGCAGGAGACTGAGATCTCCAAGGAGTCCCAGGAAGCTGACACACGTCCCAAATTAGACTTAGGGTTTAAGGAAGGGCAGACCATCAAACTGAACATCGGGGTAAGCCCAGTTCACCCTACTTATTTCTCTGGATATGCCAATGGAGACTATTCCTCACTTGTCCTTTCTCTTTACACAGAACATGATGACAAAGAAAGGAGGAGCAGCCAAGCCCCGTGTGTCTGGATCAGGGGGCCTAAGCCTGCTGCCACCCCCACCAGGAGGCAAAATTGCAGTCCCTCCTATACCCCCCCCTTCTTCCACAGCCATTGCCAACCATGTCACACCACCACCCTTGCTGAAATCCAGTAACGGGAGCGGTGCAGGTAAATATTAACAGAGAGCAAACAGTCTGTCAGACACTAGTAGGTGCATAGAGAGGACTGAGGCCTGCTTCAGGGAACTAGTGTTCAATCTAGTGCCAACAGTGCCCTGTGAGACATGATGTGTCCTGAGGGCTTTGCTCTCTTTGACCTGAGGATCTCCATGCTTGCTTAATAATACCTGCTTGTTCTCCTTGCAAGGAGGACAGCGTTGGAACTCCTGTCCTtgcaaaaggcaaaaccaaaatgatCTGGAGGGGAGTGTACGAAATTTaaatagttgggtttttttggaatTTATATGTGCTTTAGGGGCACTGGCAGAGCTGTGTAAGGTATCCAGGAAAGCACTGCACAGTCacttgctttctgcagaaaaatatagATAAACTTGTGGTTATTGTTGAAAGATGCAGGAAAAGCACTTCTTGAGTGGCTTTGAatagggagagaggaagaagtgTGAAGTATAGTGGGATTGTGGGTATAgtgggttattttaaaaataagtaaaattctatataatatataaaataataaaatatctaaGAATATAAATGTTGAACTtcatacatgcatatatatacacatacatgtgtgtatatatatgtataaagtTCAGTAAGGCCCAGTTCAAGGTCCTGCATCTGCGGTGGGCCAATCACCAGtatcagtacagactggggtTTGACTGGGTTTAGAAAAGCCCTGCAGACAAGGACTTAGGGacactggtggatgaaaaattggatACGAGCCAGAAATGTGTGCTTGCAGGTCAGAAGGacaacaatatcctgggctacACCAAAGgaaatgtggccagcaggttgagggaggtgattctctccctctactccactctcatgagaccccacctggagtactgcatccagctctggggttcccagtacaagaaagacatggagcTGTTATAGTGGGTCCAggggagggccacaaaaatgattagagggctggagcacctctcctgtgaagaaaggctgagtgagttggggcttttttcagcctgaagaagaaaaggctctggGGAAACCTTACTGcggcctttcaatatataaaggggaCTTGTAAGCAAGATGGAGacagactttttaccagggccttTAGTgaataggacaaggggcaatggttttaaactgaaagactaGATTTACCTTGGATATaaggaggaattttttttacattgaggGTGAttaaacactggcacaggttgcccagagaagctgtggatgccccaccattggaagtgttcaaggctggattggacagggctttgagcaacctggtctagtggaaggtgtccctgcccatggcagaggggctgggctagatgatctttaaggtcctttccaacccagaccattctgtgattctgtaacaaAGAGGTTGCTGCAGTCTTCTGGATACTGTACACTCTTTTAGTGTGACCACACAGAGATGTCTGGAGAGCTGATGAAGTCTCTTGAAGGCAGAGACTTTAACAATGCTGTACACACATCAGAGTGAGAAGAAACCACAAGCTTCTCAATAGGGCTGGGCTCCAGTGCATGATTCGTACTTTTAAGGTGATGCTTGCTTGGCAGCTGTTAATGATTGCTGAGTTTGGGCTGTGTCTGAGCCATATTTCTACTGGAAGAGGTAATATGTCACAAATCTGCCAGTTGGTATGCTAGGTGGAGTCTGAATAGTTCTTGAAGATGATGTACCCCTGTAGTAGGAGCTGGAGGCTTAGTGCACATTCAGCAAGAGGATCTGCTGTTATGTTGTTATAACAAAATCCTTAAAAAGTCTAAGTGCTTCTGGAGGGAGAGCTGAAGTCACTTCAAAGATTCTCTGCCCCTGCATCCAGCAGTTTATGTAAGGTGATAGTTTAAAtgcctgtgggtttttttcttgattaGCTTGATTTtccaccccccttccccccctccttttttttcccctctgccttAGATATTCTATTAGACTTAGATGCTCCTGCATCTGCATCTAAGGCACCAGCATCAGCTACCACAGACCTCTGGGGAGACTTCAGCACTGCATCCAGGTAAACTGTGGTGAAGGGAAATGCACACAAGAAATGTCGTGTCCTGATGGGCACTGAAAGAGCCATAAGTTAAGAAGTCTTATTGGATCTGCTCCTTTGATTGtcctttctttatttcagtgctgttcCCAATCAGGCTCCTCAGCAGTCCAACTGGGTCCAGTTCTGAATGGTCAACGCAGTGGAATGGGACAAACTGATGACCAAGAGGCTCTAGAGGCACCAAATGGAATTGGAGGGGACACAAACCTCTCTAGTCTTCAATCCAAATTGGGACAatccttcttttttaaactgtatcTTCGCTTCAGTCAAAACTTGCTATTCTTGACCCCACAGTGAAACCACTGAATCTAAAGAGAACATAATGACTCTTCACAAGGTGGGCAAGGAGGAGAAAGGTAACTTAATCTCTTCCACCCAGTTGGCCGTTACATGGTACATCCTAGCTCTTTTTGCCTGTCTTTCCATACAGGGAAAGCAAGAATCCTGAAGAAGGTGGGTACAGGAGGAGGTTGGGTAGGTGCCTCTGGGTTCCTTGTCCTTTAAATTTTCTCTGGTTAGACTGTTGCTTTTTGTGGCTGCTTTGAATAGTGGCTCAAGTCTCTGCAGTTTGGCCTGTAGTGCTAAGGGCAGCTGCATTTGGCTGCAGCTTGTAGATGGAAGCTGTAAGGAGATAGGTCTTGTCTCAGCACAAAACCCTCTTTGATTAATTACATCTGTGGTAAGGGGTAAAACTCCCCATGCATGCACTACTCTTCCTCTCTTTGGTGCAATTCTTGGTAGTGTTGGATATTCCTGTGCCCTTGTGGGAGGAGTCATGCAACTCCTTGAGTAGCCCCACTGCTGTTGTGTTGTAGCTTCAGGTGGGCTCCCCATCCTGAGGCTCTTTGTTTGGCTTGCAGGTTCACTGGAGgaagttttctcattttcactcctttctccctcctgccccatgcaAAGGCCTCATTGTTATTGAGCTGGTTTAACtggaaatagctttttttttttttaaaaaaaaagcctgtttttaataattcagTAGTTACTTGCACTAGATAGTAACCAGGTAATCCCATCACTGAGCACTTCATGTTCCTGCATCACTGTCCTGAGCCCTGGCCTTGTGTTGTGACTTGGCACTGTGTTATAAGTATTGCGTATCTGTGTCACAGTAAGAACTATGGTGGGACAATGGATTATTCTCTGGTGAAGGGACAATCTCCTTCCTCTTTTCAGCTCATACCTATCATTTGGGCAAGAAATGTGTTGTAGGCCCAATCTTGAGAACTGTGGCAGTGAAATTCTCACACCTCTGTTCCTCCTTGTGGATTTTCTCCTGAGGCTAACTTTTGAGGGATGTAACTGGTTTTTGTAacttagacttttttttttaatgtacccCAAACCCCCTCTATGTCCTGTGTAGTTTAGGAGGTTAGAAAGAGGTAGAAGGCCCTTactctctgctgttttctttgggaGAGTGCCTATGTCCCTTTGATCTGGACACTATTCCATCTTCAGCAGCTATGAATGTGATCTGGGATGTAGGTCTGCTGATTACTCTGGGCAAAGCCCATGGGCAGGCTGGAAATCTCACAATGCTAGCTACCCTCTGTGCTAGCTGCTAAGTGAAAACACTAGCTGGGAAGGTGGTCTTAGTGACTCTTCTACAGCTGTACCGAGTTACTAGAACACTAGGGTTTTGGTACTTCACTGGAAGGCTTCTTGTTATGAACGCTCAGCCAGCAGCAACACTTTTGTAACTGGAATATGCTCTCCTAGCATACCTGTGCAAGTAAATTTTTCCCTTTGGGCAAAGATTTCCTggtgagatttttaaaagagagtAGTTAGCTGTATGCACCTTGTACTTGAAAAGGTCTTgtcctttttgtcttctttctacGCTGAGGACATTTTGGAGACAAAGTTTCCACTTAAACCATCCCTCTGGGAAGCAAAATTCTTGAAAATAGCTCTAAAGCTGCTACAGTTCCACTTGTGGAAGTGGGGACCAGACTGCTCTTGGATGTATTTTAAGTAGTCATTTAATCCTGATCCCCTGGCTCTCATGGTGttctccctgctgcccttcccctgcctttGTAGTCACTCCTGCAGTCTCATTGTATTTAAACTCCCTGCCTCCTCTGAATTTGTGGGTAGCTATAATCTCTTAGCAAAGTCATGGACTCTGCTGGTTGgctttttgtggtgtgtttttttttttttttttcttaaatcactGTGAGGTCCTGTCATTTCAACTATGTATCAGTTACCCAAATCAAGGAAGTTCATGGCACCAATTAATAACTAACTAGGAGCCTCTTCTGTATTGTCTTATTTAGTGTTTTGGAGATAATATATTATGTAtttgaaaagctgaagaagcaaaaattaaagatatatgtatataaagcATAAGATGTACTGGTGCAAATGGTAATTAAACTAGTAATATTGGGAAAAGGATGTCATGAGTCTAAGTGGTCAACTTGTTGCTTTGGAAGGCCTGCAGATTGAAGGTCTTTATGTCTCCAGCAAGATCCTAGTAGCCTACTTATCCTTCTGCCAAGTGCATTATGGCCTGCAGGCTGGACAAGAACAACTTTAGGAATGAATGGGTTCAGGCTCTCTCTAGGCATGGAAGGacacaaaaaaatatctatGGCTTTTCCAAATTCggtaaaaaaataaccaaacaaaaccccaaaccaacatcaacaataaaaactaaaacccaaacaaaaaacccacaacaactTGGAAACAGACCTGGCTGTAGGTGTTTGTGTGGTGCTTGGTAAGAATGTGCATAAAACTAGCAAGTGAGAAAACTTAGTTGCCCTGCCATTTAGCATTGCAGACATTAGAGGCTTCTATACCCTGCAGATGTTCTCAGAATTGATTCTCACCACACTTGTAAATGGGAAGCAGTCTCTCTCCTGACTGCAGAGATGAGCAGGGCGAGCTGAGTGGGCCCTTTTTCAGGGAGGCGCAAGAGTAGGCTTCTCTGAAAGGGAGAGCAAGCTGAGTTGCATCAGAGCAGGTAGGGGCAGTGGCCTCACCAACAAAGGAACAGTCCCAGAGTAACTAATCAGGAAGATCAGAGCAGGTCAGGATGAGGATTTAGATCAGCAAGGTAGATGGCCAGGCACAGGCATGGCTGCACTAGCCTAGGCAGGGATCAAGGGTGAGAACCTTAGCTGAAATAAGCTCGCAAGCAAACCTTCCTGAGGTTTCTCAAAGCCAGACACCTATATTATTTAAGTGGGACCTGAGTCTAGGCAGCCAATCACCCAGAAGATGGAGAATATGCTAAGGGCCCAGACATTCTATCAAGCCTACTCACAACCATATCTTCTTGCACAGCCACACTTGCTTGGTGTTCCTCTGCCAGACAGCTCTACATGGGATTGTGTTGAAAGTACAGCAGAAACCTTGTGGCCAGGGTAAAGATGGGAAGTCTTAACCTTTTAAGTCAGCTATCTGAATGACACCAGTAAATGCTAGTGTCATTGTCAATTATTCTAGCATCCATGggagccaaaaaaaccccaaactctaCATTTCTTCAGATCTAGGAGAAAAGCTGTTACCCTGTTCTGGTGAGTAGGGTGGATATGTTGTGTAGGTCCTGGCCAGACAGAAGGTGAAGGGTCTTGTCCATATGCCATCAGCTTCTCTGATTTTTCAGTAGGTACTTCCAGCAAAAAGCATTGAATAGCCTGAGGGTATTTCTCCAGAGTATGAGGATTTTCAGGTGAGGGCGTACCTAAGGGAGGTGCTGGGATATACTCATGCTTGTGCATAGAAAAGCATAGAGAATTGGGAAACAGTTAATGAAGGGGAGCTTAGTCCTCTCTGGAGATCTTACTGGTCCCTACGTCTTTCCTCACAGTAGGGCCTGCTAGAATGCAACAGCTTGATGTGTCTTGTGTAAATCTTCTCCCCCTTCACCTTGGTGACCATCAGGAATGATTTTTCTGTCCCCAGTGGGAGATGTTGGCTGTGACGGTAAGTTAGTGGTGAAATGACTTGGCCTTTGACTGGACTGGCTGAATCCTCCCATCTCTTCCTGCACCTTCTGTTGCCAGTGGTTTCTTCTGATGTAGCAGTAGCCTGTATGCAGGCTCCTTGAGACCTACAGTCTCAGATGTTGCAGACAATATCCTTCTCTAGGTAGAGGATTAAGGCCAGGCCTTTAATATGGATCAGCAGATCAAATGAGTGATACCTCCTTGAAACTTATTATGTTCCACATAATAGATCAACTGGTTTACTTAGGCAGCTGGGAAGATCTGCCCTCAGTCTGAGAGGGACAGTggtcaaagggggaaaaaagttcatGCCAAATGGGGGAGAGACTGTAGCACATATAGAAAGAGCCAAGAAACAAGCTTCAAAGGGAAGATCCCAATTTTGCTCATTATTGGTTGTTTCTTTTGTGAGAGGTATAGTTGAGGTGGGATGTGAGTTTTTCCCTCCCTTGCCCCattaattttgttctgtgttcTGCGACTCAAAACTGACTCACAGCCATGTAGTAACGGGTGCCTGGATTGCAGGCTCAAACTTGCTAGCTTTAACAAAGCTTTGGTGTTGTGTGTAGACTCCTGAAGAAATGGAGAAGAGCAGATGTCTATTggaggaaatgaaacaaaataaaaaccaaatgagaaaccaaaaaccccaaagtctTCCTGAGCTTTGGTGATGAGGGAACAGGATCTGAAACTGAATTCATCCTGTTAAATCAGCATAAACCTACACGTCTGTAGGAGGGAGCGCAACTGGGCTGTCAGTGCATAAAAACAGAGCACAGGGGCCTATATAGTTACACACATTGTAATGCCTGAAGGTCTAAGCAATCTACTGAGTACTCATTACATTATGTGCACAATGGATTCTCACTCTGGAGACTGTTTTAGGTCTCTTCCTACCATGTTAATAGCTTTGTCCATGCTAATAGTCAAGAAAAGCATATTGCAGGATATAGTGCCCTTCTAGTCCGATAGCTTAATTTTGCCAGCTGCTATAGCTGTGTCTTCATCCAGAGTTGGGACTCTGACAGACCTACCTTGAAGCTGCCTCTGAGCATGGGAAGATAAGTCAGCAGCACTTGGTGCCTGTAGTGGCTCTCAACTAAAGCCATGTTTTGCCAGCTGTCACTGCTGAGAGTATGTGGTGGACTTCTTTTATCACTTGTGTTTGGGGCAGGCCAGCCAGGTAACTTACAATGGCCtgcttccccctttttttccccgggCATTGTAGGAGGGCAACTCCTGCAtgctggggcagaggcagctggcttgCTCAGGAGACCAGCTTTTTAATCCTTGAAGCAGTCTGAAGACACATTCCCTGAAGGGAAATGTCCTCCCTGAGGGAGCTGCCTGTAACTTGCAGCCTTTGTGTTGAGTCTTGTGCTGTAGGGATGTAAAGAAATGTGATACTGCCATGCCCTCCTAGCCTGGTCTGCAAGCCTGGCTGTGTTGGTGACACCTGTGACCAGGGCTTGCAAGTTCAGTCTCACCGATGACCATGTGCT encodes the following:
- the NECAP1 gene encoding adaptin ear-binding coat-associated protein 1 — encoded protein: MAAAELEYESVLCVKPDVNVYRIPPRTSNRGYRASDWKLDHPDWTGRLRVTSKGKTAYIKLEDKVSGELFAQAPIDQYPGIAVETVTDSSRYFVIRIQDGTGRSAFIGIGFTDRGDAFDFNVSLQDHFKWVKQETEISKESQEADTRPKLDLGFKEGQTIKLNIGNMMTKKGGAAKPRVSGSGGLSLLPPPPGGKIAVPPIPPPSSTAIANHVTPPPLLKSSNGSGADILLDLDAPASASKAPASATTDLWGDFSTASSAVPNQAPQQSNWVQF